In Zingiber officinale cultivar Zhangliang chromosome 8B, Zo_v1.1, whole genome shotgun sequence, a single genomic region encodes these proteins:
- the LOC122015565 gene encoding alpha-1,3-arabinosyltransferase XAT3-like: MKSTRAFSRAEPRRAGNAFIISSMLLSLCVLSLIRARYCSSAYAKRQTSPELEATMDSVKMVTARSRKLALKGQGDGALGKRAEEISSAAADKLPKRICVETSRRSDVCEAEGDVRVQGSSQTVFLPASLTSREWKVKPYARKHDQFALSNVKEWTLKPFPYHERPAVCTENHTVPVVVFSTAGFTGNLFHDFTDVLVPLFITAAHFNGEVQFMVADAKAWWLSKFGAILDQLSKYEVIDADADGGGTVRCFPRVIAGLSFHKDLGVDPSKTPAGARSMADFKAMLRRAYGLERERAETSGNDTWDVRRKPRLLIISRRGSRVLLNERGMADMAMSLGFDVRVAEPEIATDLGKFARLVNSADVMVGVHGAGLANLVFLPKGAVFVQVVPMGDLTWLARDTFGTPAPEMDLHYLEYLIQADESTLSDQYPKDHPVFKDPQSIHRKGWNELSRVYLENQNVKPHLGRLRLALLEALKLLPHNHKHNKMAR, translated from the exons ATGAAGTCCACTAGGGCCTTTTCCAGGGCCGAGCCGAGGCGAGCAGGCAATGCCTTCATCATATCCTCCATGCTCCTCTCTCTCTGCGTCCTTTCTCTCATCAGAGCTCGCTATTGCTCTTCTGCTTATG CTAAGCGACAGACGTCACCGGAATTGGAAGCGACGATGGATTCTGTCAAGATGGTGACTGCAAGAAGCCGCAAGCTCGCTCTAAAAG GGCAAGGAGATGGGGCATTGGGGAAGCGTGCAGAGGAGatctcctccgccgccgccgacAAGTTGCCGAAACGCATCTGCGTCGAAACCAGCCGCCGATCGGACGTCTGCGAGGCGGAGGGCGATGTGAGAGTGCAGGGGAGCTCGCAGACCGTGTTCTTGCCCGCTTCCTTGACGTCGCGGGAATGGAAGGTGAAGCCCTACGCCCGGAAGCACGACCAGTTCGCCCTCTCCAATGTCAAGGAGTGGACGCTGAAGCCTTTCCCATATCACGAGCGACCCGCCGTCTGCACGGAGAACCACACCGTGCCTGTGGTGGTCTTCTCCACCGCCGGCTTCACAGGTAACCTTTTCCACGACTTCACTGATGTGCTGGTCCCGCTCTTCATCACCGCCGCCCACTTCAATGGCGAGGTCCAGTTCATGGTGGCCGACGCCAAGGCCTGGTGGCTGAGTAAGTTCGGCGCCATTCTGGACCAGCTCTCCAAGTACGAGGTCATTGATGCCGACGCCGACGGCGGCGGCACAGTGCGGTGCTTCCCGCGGGTGATCGCCGGGCTGAGCTTCCACAAGGACCTCGGCGTGGACCCCTCCAAGACGCCCGCTGGAGCCCGCTCGATGGCTGACTTCAAAGCCATGCTCCGGCGTGCGTACGGGCTGGAGCGGGAGCGCGCGGAGACGTCAGGCAACGACACGTGGGACGTGCGGCGGAAGCCGCGTCTGCTGATCATCTCGCGCCGGGGCTCCCGCGTGCTGCTCAACGAGAGGGGGATGGCGGACATGGCGATGAGCCTGGGGTTCGACGTCCGCGTGGCGGAGCCGGAGATCGCCACCGACCTGGGCAAGTTCGCACGCCTGGTCAACTCCGCCGACGTCATGGTGGGCGTCCACGGCGCCGGCCTCGCTAACCTGGTCTTCCTCCCCAAGGGCGCCGTCTTCGTCCAGGTGGTCCCCATGGGTGACCTGACGTGGCTCGCCCGCGACACCTTCGGAACTCCGGCGCCGGAGATGGACCTCCATTACTTGGAATACCTCATCCAGGCCGACGAGAGCACGCTGAGCGATCAGTACCCCAAAGACCACCCCGTCTTCAAGGATCCTCAGTCGATCCACCGGAAAGGATGGAACGAGCTCAGCCGAGTGTATCTTGAGAACCAGAACGTGAAACCTCATCTAGGAAGACTGCGGCTGGCACTGTTAGAAGCTCTCAAGCTTCTCCCTCACAATCACAAGCACAACAAGATGGCTCGGTGA